GTGGCTTCGGTGGCGGGTGAAATTATCCCGGCAAAAGAGTTCTACGATTACACCGCCAAATACCTGGAAGAAGGTTCGCAGTTATTGATTCCAGCCAAGCTCACCAAGAAGCAGATGAAGCATGTGCAAGAGCTGGCCATCGCCGCTTTTTGCGCCGTAGAGTGCTCCGGCCTGGCGCGCGTGGACTTCCTCATGGACCCGCACAACGAGGAAATTTACGTCAGTGAGATCAACACCATGCCTGGGTTTACTTCGATCAGTATGTATCCCAAACTATGGGCGGCTTCGGGAGTGCCCTACCCCGAGCTGATTGACCGCCTCATCTTGCTAGCGCTCGAATCTCACAAAGAGAAAAAGAAAAATCGTTATAGCCGATGTAATTAGCGCGGTAGATCGAGCCGCTTTTTCCGCTTTGGTAAGAGCCGGCCAGATTTAGTATTCTTTACCCACTTATGCAGGGCAGACGCGGTTTTTCTTGGATTGAACTTCTGGTCGTGATTCTGTTGTTGCTAGTTTTGGCGCTGCTCTTCACACCCATCGTCGACCGCAGAATCTACGCCAATGAATCCTCCGCCGTTGCCGCAGTGCACAACATTCAAAGCGCGCAACTCAAGTATGCGCAGACTTATCCAGCGATTGGGTTTGCAGATAATGTCGCCAAGCTGGGCGCACCGCCTCCCGGAACTCAGCCCAACTCTAATCATGCGAATCTGCTTGACCCTGCTTTGGCATGTCCCAATCAACCTTGCGCCAGGAGCGGTTACTTGTTTGCCATTGATCAGACCAGTGGCACGCCGGTAACAAGTTTCCGCATCACGGCTGTACCCGTGGTTCCAGGAAAAACCGGCGGTCGCGGCTTCTGCGTCACAGGATTGGGAATCATCAGCACCGACCCTGCGGGAGGAAAAGCCTGCTCGGTGCCGATTAGGTGAGATGTAGCTGCAGGCAAGCCGCGTTTTGGGAGGTTGGGTGAATATTGTTAACTCGTGGAATGAGTGGGACCCGCTGCAGGAGGTCATCGTCGGATCAGCGCGTGGGGCGGCAGACATCGGCTTCGAGCCTGCGCTCTCTCCGTATTTTCAGCCGGATAGTCCGGGACGCAAGTTTCGTGGCCAGCCGGTGCATCCTTCCGTCGTGGACGATGCTGAGCGCCAACTGGATAACTTCGCGAACATTCTCGACCGTCTTGGAATCACGGTACGCCGGCTGGATCCGGTGGAGCACAGCATTCCAGTAAAGACCCCCGACTGGGAGATCGCCTGCGGACACGCTACCGCGTGCCCGAGAGACCTGCTTCTGATCATCGGGAATGAGATCATCGAAGCTCCCATGGCGCAGCGGGCACGGTACTTCGAGTTCCGGGCCTACCGCAGCCTGCTCAAGAATTACTTTGCTCGCGGCGCGCGCTGGACAACCGCACCCAAGCCCCTCATGTCCGACGCTCTGTATCACGAGCGCAGCCAAGGCCAGTCCGAAGCCGCGTTCGATTTTGCATCCGGCCCATTGCTCACCGAATTCGAACCGGCCTTCGACGCAGCCTGCTTCACACGGTGCGGGCGCGACATATTCTGGCAGCCCGATCTGGTCAGCAACGAATTTGGCGCCGAGTGGCTCCGGCGGCACCTGGGTTCCGCTTTCCGCATCCACCGCACCACGTTCCGCGAGCCAACCCCCACGCACATTGATACGACACTGGTACCGGTGAGACCCGGACTGGCCCTCATCAATCCAGAGAGACCGTGCACCAATGGCTCGCTGAATCTGTTCACGGCAAATGGTTGGCAACTTGTGACCGCACCGCCCTCGGTAAGGACCGGCCGTTCACCGGCGCGGGACGTGAGCAACTGGATATCAATGAACATCCTCATGCTAGACGAACGAACCGCCGTCGTGGAAGAGGCAGAAAAGCCGATGATGGACTTGATGCGCTCATTGAAGTGTGAAGTCATACCCTGCCCCTTCGACCGCGTGTATCCCTTCGGCGGTGGATTCCACTGTTGTACCGCGGACATCCGGAGAGATGGAACCCTGCAGTCGTACTTTCCGTCACTGACGTCGAGCGATCCCAAGGCCCAGGAGAAAAGTTTCACGTGAAAAAAACGCCGCCCCATTTCGGGACGGCGTCGCTGCTATTCCACAAGCAATGCGTTGACATCGCGGGCGATTCCGCGCTGTCTCAGCCTTGCGTGGGATGCAACACACGGAACGTGCTTCCACCGTTAGACCAGACCAGCAAGAGTGTGTCCTGGTCCTTGGGAACGTTGGCCAGTGCTTTCTGCACGTCAGCGGCAGATTGCACCGGGTAGCGATTGACTTCTGTAATGATGTCCCCGGGCTGCATGCCCGCGTTATCGGCTGAACTGCCGGGCAGCACTCGTTCGACCACTGCCCCATGGACGTTGCTGCCGGCTTGCATCTGTTGCCGAAGTTCTGGAGTCAGATCGGCCAATCCAAGACCCCAGCGCGGTTTGCCGTTTTCGGCGCTGGCGCTCTTGCTTTCGTCAGCGCGGGCTCCCATCGCGTCCAGTGTCACGGGCACGTTTACGCTGCTTCCATCCCGCATGACTTTCAAATGGATTGTCGTGCCTGGCTCCTTTTGTCCAACTCCCACTTGAAGCTCGCCAGCATCGTTCACGGTCTCGCCATTGAGCCCGGTGATGACGTCACCCACCTTCAATCCTGCCTTAGCTGCCGGTGAATCGGGTTCGACCTGTGTGATGACGGCCCCGGAAGCATTGCTCACGTGGAAGTACTTAGCCTCATCGGGAGTGACATCACTGATGCCGATCCCCATGTAACCGTGGTTGACTTTGCCGGAGCGGATGAGCGTTTCAACCGTGGGCCGCACGATCTGCGTGGGAATCGCGAACCCCATGCCCGAGAAGCCACCCGTCTGCGAGATCAGGAAGGTATTGATGCCGATGACCTCGCCCCGCGCGTCCACCAGCGGGCCACCGGAGTTGCCTTGATTGATGGCGGCATCGGTCTGGATAAATTCTCCAGGCGCTCGCCGATCAGCAGCATATGGATTCGGACGGTTCAGCGCGCTGACGATGCCGCGGGTCACGGTAAAGCGGAACCCAAGTGGGTTGCCGAAGGCCAGCACGGTTTGTCCGGGACGCAACTTGGTCGAATCTCCCCAGGGAACGCTGGGCAGATTGGATTCGTTCACCTTGATCACCGCCAGGTCGGTCAGCTTGTCCGCGCCCACCAGCTTCGCGGGAAGAATCCGCCGGTCAGTCAGAGTGACGCGAATATCGGTCGCGCCATCCACAACGTGGTTATTGGTGACGATGTATCCATCGGGCGAAATGATGACTCCGCTGCCCAAGCCGTGCTCGACTTGCGGCCCCGGCTGCATAGGCTGCATGGGCTGACCGAAGAACTTGCGTCCGAATGGACTAGAGAAGAATTGCTGCAGGCCATCGGAGTTGCCGCCGTCGTCATTATCGGCAGCATCGCTGCGATCACCTGAAGGTTTCGAGGTCACAGTGACATTCACGATCGCCGGAGTCACCCGCGCCGCTACTGTCTCCATGGCATTATCCAGCGCGAGCAATGCGTTGACGCTGTTGTCGTCAAGCGGCGCCGCGGCGGGCGCTGGTGCGGGTGTCGCCGCCCTCGCCGGCTTGGCGAATTGATATGTCGCAAGTGAAACCACCGTGCCGATTGCGACGACGGGCACGATTAAGCGGCGGGTGAGCGCCGCTTGCCAACGTTGAATCCAACTTCTCATGTTTCGTTTCTCCTTATCAGCAACTAAATATTTAGTTGTTAATTACAAAAAATTTTGGAGGCTCAGATCGAGTTCATCACGATCGTGGTCTGCACTTGCTCTCCGCCAATGCTCCTGACGGTGACGCGCCAGACGCGTACCCTCCAGACTCCCGCATCACTTGCCGTATCAAATGACGCGGATTGCACAAAGACCACCATCGGCGGACCCACGATGCCATTAGGCTTCACACCGGCGCCGGCAGTCTTCATCATCTTTGCGCACACTGGAACTACAAGCCGAGACGTATTGAACCGGACCAGAGTCGGCCTCGGTGTATTGGCATCAACATTGGCATCGGCATCGATCTGGGCCAAGGCCGTGCTCGGCGCGGCACGAAGCGAATCCATGCGGCCGGCGTC
The DNA window shown above is from Terriglobales bacterium and carries:
- a CDS encoding prepilin-type N-terminal cleavage/methylation domain-containing protein; this encodes MQGRRGFSWIELLVVILLLLVLALLFTPIVDRRIYANESSAVAAVHNIQSAQLKYAQTYPAIGFADNVAKLGAPPPGTQPNSNHANLLDPALACPNQPCARSGYLFAIDQTSGTPVTSFRITAVPVVPGKTGGRGFCVTGLGIISTDPAGGKACSVPIR
- a CDS encoding Do family serine endopeptidase, coding for MRSWIQRWQAALTRRLIVPVVAIGTVVSLATYQFAKPARAATPAPAPAAAPLDDNSVNALLALDNAMETVAARVTPAIVNVTVTSKPSGDRSDAADNDDGGNSDGLQQFFSSPFGRKFFGQPMQPMQPGPQVEHGLGSGVIISPDGYIVTNNHVVDGATDIRVTLTDRRILPAKLVGADKLTDLAVIKVNESNLPSVPWGDSTKLRPGQTVLAFGNPLGFRFTVTRGIVSALNRPNPYAADRRAPGEFIQTDAAINQGNSGGPLVDARGEVIGINTFLISQTGGFSGMGFAIPTQIVRPTVETLIRSGKVNHGYMGIGISDVTPDEAKYFHVSNASGAVITQVEPDSPAAKAGLKVGDVITGLNGETVNDAGELQVGVGQKEPGTTIHLKVMRDGSSVNVPVTLDAMGARADESKSASAENGKPRWGLGLADLTPELRQQMQAGSNVHGAVVERVLPGSSADNAGMQPGDIITEVNRYPVQSAADVQKALANVPKDQDTLLLVWSNGGSTFRVLHPTQG